The Bacteroidota bacterium genome contains a region encoding:
- a CDS encoding OmpH family outer membrane protein, whose protein sequence is MKKIIISAVLIVATTTAALAQKFAYVDTEYILANIPEYKQAQAELDKTSVNWQKEIEAKYAEIDKLYKAYQAEQILLTEDMKKKREAEIVGKEKEVKDLQKQHFGVDGDLFKKRQELVKPIQDKVYNAVKEIAQKQTFAVIFDKSSELTMLYTNPKYDKSEEVLESMGYKGGTKKDEVKSTNKK, encoded by the coding sequence ATGAAAAAGATAATTATTTCGGCAGTACTTATTGTTGCAACAACAACAGCTGCCCTTGCCCAGAAATTTGCGTATGTTGATACAGAGTATATACTGGCTAACATTCCTGAATATAAACAGGCACAGGCTGAATTAGATAAAACGTCGGTGAACTGGCAAAAAGAGATCGAGGCAAAATATGCCGAGATAGATAAGCTTTATAAAGCTTATCAGGCTGAACAAATATTGCTCACAGAGGATATGAAGAAAAAGAGAGAAGCGGAGATAGTGGGGAAAGAGAAAGAGGTGAAAGATTTGCAAAAACAGCATTTTGGGGTTGATGGCGACCTGTTCAAAAAACGCCAGGAGCTGGTAAAGCCGATCCAGGATAAGGTTTACAATGCGGTAAAAGAAATTGCTCAGAAACAAACGTTTGCTGTTATCTTTGATAAATCAAGCGAATTGACGATGCTGTATACTAATCCTAAATACGATAAAAGCGAAGAGGTACTTGAGTCGATGGGTTACAAAGGCGGAACCAAAAAAGATGAAGTAAAAAGTACCAATAAAAAGTAA
- the bamA gene encoding outer membrane protein assembly factor BamA: protein MNTYFALKMKRLAFLILFAPLCAFSQIELSDSSKIDYANPKEYELGGIEFKGAEHFDKRVLTLLTGLSIGEKVIVPGDKFAKAIENLWKQGLFEDIKIEVAKRQGNNIFINIFVVERPRLSKFQLKGVSKSEADDLRAKVKLVKGKVITEYLIASSVSTIKSFFINKGYMNVTVNVKQDERDSTLANSVVLYFNINKGQRIRVKKIIFHGTSVLNERKLKKALKETKEKKWYNVFNSGKYLEENFEKDKPGIIAKYNAKGYRDAHIVRDTVYRFDANHVNIEMWIDEGRKYYFRNITWVGNTKYSSKELNSVLGIKKGDVFDQSQMDAKLYMNPNGGDVSSLYMDDGYLFFQLNPVEILSEHDSIDLEMRIYEGKQAIINKVTVVGNTKTNDQVIMREIRTKPGLLFRRVDIIRSQRELSTLGYFNPEKLSVNPTPNPQNGTVDIEYVVEEKPSDQLELSGGFGAGRIVGTLGVSFTNFSARNMWNGSAWRPLPSGDGQRLSLRAQSYGVGYQSYNFSFTEPWLGGKKPTSLTMSLFHSNITNGVGKESLLLQQLQMLGGSIGMGTRLKWPDDFFNLYGEVSYQYYNLNNYLTNVSFSNGFINNISLKGSLSRNSVDAPIFARRGSNITLTTQLTPPYSLFNNLNYAGMTSREKYKFLEYQKVKFTAAWYTSLTNKRAAEGKDARNLVLYTKAGFGFLGSYNSAVGIPPFERFFLGGSGLTGFNLLNGNEIIALRGYEDKSVYSGSEGYLKGSATICKYTAELRYPISLNPSATLYALAFAEAGNSWANFKEFNPFNVKRSAGVGIRIFLPMFGLLGFDYAWGFDQSAFPTSGRNPLTGLYQGQFHFTIGGYLGEL, encoded by the coding sequence TTGAATACCTATTTTGCATTGAAAATGAAGCGACTGGCTTTTTTGATTTTATTTGCTCCTCTTTGCGCCTTCTCACAGATAGAATTATCCGATTCCTCTAAAATTGATTATGCCAATCCCAAAGAATACGAGTTGGGCGGCATAGAATTTAAGGGAGCTGAGCATTTTGATAAACGTGTTCTAACCTTACTTACAGGTCTCTCGATTGGAGAGAAAGTGATAGTGCCGGGCGATAAGTTTGCGAAGGCCATTGAAAACCTTTGGAAACAGGGACTTTTCGAGGACATTAAGATCGAGGTCGCTAAACGACAGGGCAACAATATTTTCATCAATATTTTTGTAGTGGAGCGCCCCCGGCTCTCCAAGTTTCAGTTAAAAGGTGTAAGTAAATCAGAGGCCGATGACCTTCGTGCAAAAGTAAAACTTGTGAAAGGCAAGGTTATTACAGAATACCTGATCGCATCAAGTGTTTCAACCATTAAAAGCTTCTTTATTAACAAAGGTTATATGAACGTAACCGTTAATGTTAAACAGGACGAGCGGGATAGTACATTGGCTAACAGTGTGGTTTTGTATTTCAATATTAATAAAGGGCAGCGCATCCGGGTGAAAAAAATTATTTTTCATGGCACAAGTGTTCTTAATGAACGTAAACTTAAAAAGGCCTTAAAAGAAACCAAGGAGAAAAAATGGTATAATGTATTTAATTCTGGTAAGTACCTCGAAGAAAATTTTGAAAAAGACAAACCGGGTATTATTGCCAAGTATAATGCCAAAGGGTACCGTGATGCGCACATTGTCAGAGATACTGTTTATCGTTTTGATGCGAACCATGTGAATATAGAAATGTGGATCGATGAAGGCCGCAAATATTATTTCCGCAATATTACCTGGGTGGGTAACACCAAGTATTCATCAAAGGAATTGAACAGCGTTTTGGGCATAAAAAAAGGTGATGTTTTTGATCAGAGCCAGATGGACGCGAAGTTATATATGAATCCCAACGGAGGAGATGTGAGTTCTTTATATATGGATGACGGCTACCTGTTTTTTCAGTTAAATCCTGTAGAGATACTTTCTGAACATGATTCAATTGATCTTGAAATGCGCATTTATGAAGGCAAACAGGCCATAATCAATAAAGTTACCGTAGTTGGGAATACCAAAACCAACGATCAGGTTATTATGCGTGAAATACGCACCAAGCCTGGTCTCTTGTTCAGACGCGTTGATATTATCCGGAGCCAGCGTGAGTTGTCAACGCTTGGCTATTTTAATCCCGAAAAACTTTCGGTTAATCCTACGCCTAATCCGCAGAACGGAACGGTAGATATTGAATACGTGGTTGAAGAAAAACCTTCAGATCAACTTGAACTTTCGGGAGGTTTTGGAGCAGGCCGGATAGTGGGCACGTTGGGTGTATCATTTACCAATTTTTCTGCACGTAATATGTGGAATGGAAGTGCCTGGAGACCTTTGCCATCAGGTGATGGACAGCGTTTAAGTTTACGGGCGCAATCGTACGGAGTAGGTTACCAATCGTATAATTTTTCATTTACTGAACCCTGGCTTGGTGGGAAAAAACCTACTTCTTTAACAATGAGCCTTTTTCATTCCAACATAACAAATGGTGTGGGAAAAGAGAGTCTGCTTTTGCAGCAATTACAAATGTTAGGCGGTTCAATTGGTATGGGTACGCGTTTAAAATGGCCCGATGATTTTTTTAATCTCTATGGGGAAGTGAGTTACCAGTATTATAATCTGAATAATTACCTGACCAATGTGTCGTTTAGTAACGGATTTATAAATAATATCAGTTTGAAAGGAAGTCTTTCACGGAACTCAGTGGATGCGCCGATCTTCGCGAGACGGGGATCAAACATTACATTAACAACTCAGCTTACACCGCCTTATTCGCTTTTTAATAATTTGAATTACGCGGGAATGACTTCCCGGGAAAAGTATAAGTTCCTCGAGTATCAAAAGGTTAAATTTACAGCCGCCTGGTACACCTCGTTGACAAACAAACGAGCCGCGGAAGGAAAAGATGCCCGAAATCTGGTGTTATACACAAAGGCCGGTTTCGGATTCCTTGGTTCGTATAATTCTGCGGTCGGAATACCTCCGTTCGAACGGTTTTTTCTTGGCGGCAGTGGTTTAACAGGCTTCAATTTGCTTAATGGCAATGAAATTATTGCTTTACGCGGATATGAAGATAAAAGCGTATACAGCGGTTCAGAAGGCTATTTGAAAGGATCTGCCACTATATGTAAATACACGGCCGAATTGCGTTATCCAATCTCATTAAATCCGAGCGCAACCTTATATGCACTTGCTTTTGCTGAGGCCGGTAACTCCTGGGCTAATTTTAAGGAATTTAACCCGTTTAATGTGAAAAGATCAGCCGGCGTTGGTATTCGGATCTTCCTGCCCATGTTTGGTTTACTTGGTTTTGACTATGCATGGGGTTTCGATCAAAGCGCATTTCCAACCTCCGGGCGTAACCCTCTTACAGGCTTGTATCAGGGACAGTTTCACTTTACTATCGGCGGTTATTTGGGTGAGCTTTAA
- a CDS encoding isoprenyl transferase, with protein sequence MSFKEKIDITKLPKHIAIIMDGNGRWAKQRGEHRVVGHQHGVTSVREAVEAAAEIGVQYLTLYAFSTENWNRPKEEVMALMQLLVSTINNEVKTLNENGIRLQAIGDLASLPPDCLDELKEAMKATASNKRMNLVLALSYSSRWEIINAVKQIAMDVEKKKISAADISEKVFESHLCTAGFPEPELMIRTSGEHRISNFLLWQLSYAELYFTDKLWPDFRKEDLFEAIVDYQSRERRFGKTSEQLV encoded by the coding sequence TTGAGTTTTAAAGAAAAAATAGATATCACTAAGCTGCCTAAGCATATTGCCATTATAATGGATGGCAATGGTCGCTGGGCCAAACAGCGTGGCGAACATCGGGTCGTGGGTCATCAGCATGGTGTCACCTCTGTTCGGGAGGCTGTTGAGGCGGCAGCAGAAATTGGTGTTCAGTATCTTACGCTGTATGCTTTTTCTACCGAAAATTGGAACCGTCCTAAAGAGGAAGTAATGGCCCTTATGCAATTGCTGGTAAGTACGATAAATAATGAAGTAAAAACACTAAATGAGAATGGTATTCGTTTGCAAGCTATCGGCGATCTTGCAAGTTTGCCTCCTGATTGTCTTGATGAGTTGAAGGAGGCGATGAAAGCTACCGCTTCTAATAAACGAATGAATCTTGTTTTGGCATTAAGTTATAGTTCACGTTGGGAAATAATAAATGCGGTAAAGCAAATAGCGATGGATGTTGAAAAGAAAAAAATTTCGGCCGCTGATATTTCAGAAAAAGTGTTTGAAAGTCATTTATGTACTGCCGGGTTTCCGGAACCCGAATTGATGATCCGTACAAGCGGCGAGCATCGCATCAGCAACTTTTTGCTCTGGCAGCTTTCATACGCCGAATTATATTTTACGGATAAGTTATGGCCTGATTTCAGGAAAGAAGATCTGTTTGAAGCAATTGTTGATTACCAAAGCCGTGAACGCCGGTTCGGTAAAACAAGTGAACAGCTTGTTTAA